One stretch of Chloroflexota bacterium DNA includes these proteins:
- a CDS encoding MFS transporter translates to MVNRRLFLTLIVSNFLLFFGFSIWMSIFNNFAVGEIGVRPEQIGLIQSLREIPGLLGFTFALLALLMPEMRIMAFSTIILGIGLMMTGHSNSVTTLLVATMATSVGFHYFYNGSSAVALLGSHTDQAPRVLGKINGVIAAASIAATGITALVVRHVGERSILNASGIALIVGGLVLMPFMKQPGRKALPRRSSMPIRRRYWLYYILTFLMGSRRHIASTFAIFLLVKEYGISTQQTALLYLVNSLINTYAGPQIGRLVARFGERRVLTINYILLIGIFLGYAYLPWLKVLYVLFIMDSVLGGVGIALSSYFKRIAVSPDDITGNVSVAQSINHISAVILPLAGGWVWALFGSQYTFLFGVGIVSLALVLTQLMRVSGGVERPVPALAP, encoded by the coding sequence ATGGTGAATCGGCGTTTGTTTCTGACTTTGATCGTATCGAATTTCCTGTTGTTCTTCGGCTTCAGCATCTGGATGTCCATCTTCAACAACTTCGCCGTGGGCGAGATCGGCGTGCGACCCGAGCAGATCGGCTTGATCCAGTCGCTGCGAGAGATCCCCGGTCTGCTCGGGTTCACGTTTGCCCTGTTGGCGCTACTCATGCCCGAGATGCGCATCATGGCCTTTTCCACGATCATCCTGGGGATCGGCCTGATGATGACCGGCCACTCCAACAGCGTGACGACGTTGCTGGTGGCGACGATGGCGACCAGCGTTGGGTTCCATTATTTCTATAACGGATCCTCCGCGGTGGCGCTGCTGGGCTCTCATACCGATCAGGCGCCGCGGGTGTTGGGAAAGATCAACGGCGTCATCGCGGCGGCGTCCATCGCGGCGACGGGGATCACGGCGCTCGTGGTCCGGCACGTCGGCGAGCGCAGCATCTTGAACGCCTCAGGGATCGCTCTCATCGTGGGCGGGCTGGTGCTCATGCCGTTCATGAAGCAGCCGGGCCGGAAGGCGTTGCCGCGCCGATCGTCCATGCCCATACGGCGTCGTTATTGGCTCTATTACATCCTCACATTCCTCATGGGGAGCCGACGTCATATCGCCAGCACCTTTGCGATCTTCCTGTTGGTGAAGGAGTACGGCATCAGCACCCAGCAGACGGCCCTGCTCTACCTGGTCAACAGCCTGATCAACACGTACGCCGGCCCTCAAATCGGTCGGCTGGTGGCCCGCTTCGGCGAGCGCCGCGTGCTCACCATCAACTACATCCTGCTGATCGGCATCTTCCTGGGGTATGCGTACCTTCCCTGGCTGAAGGTGCTCTACGTCCTCTTCATCATGGACAGCGTGCTGGGCGGGGTGGGCATCGCGCTGTCATCCTACTTCAAGCGGATCGCCGTGTCCCCGGACGATATCACGGGCAACGTCTCCGTCGCCCAGAGCATCAATCACATCTCCGCCGTGATCCTGCCGTTGGCCGGAGGATGGGTGTGGGCGCTGTTCGGGTCGCAGTACACGTTCCTCTTCGGCGTCGGCATCGTCTCCCTGGCGCTGGT
- a CDS encoding MFS transporter — MTRSDSKPRKHRFRRIYPGHPFTAPGHLAGLANPIVWARLARRPARLLRWLYAPPSVEDRNLRNVLADGVGVGLATGIGSFLPIFLVRLGASDFLIGLLTAMPALTGMFLAMPTGRFLSRQRRIVPWLSYARFLVLSCYMLTGLVPFLFSTHRAEAILLIWALATVPQTIVSVSFTVVMGAVAGPRGRFTLMSRRWSILGVTSALAAFIAGQALETMAFPLNYQIIFLSAAAGGLISLYFSAHIELPDQETPPPPPKGQPLTRRLRNGLRQVLDNREFVRFLTAQFVFRWGLMLPIPLIPIYWVRQVGASDSWIGILNTTQSAIVLIAYFLWNRFSRRWGKRFTLLASTLGVSLYPALTALTGSPEPLILLVALFGAFRAGMNLVFFDLALATCPERDQPFYIGIYQTTNYVATFLAPLLGTILSTYVGIVPALMTGAGLGILGFILLAVLHVSQEEAP; from the coding sequence ATGACGCGATCCGATTCCAAGCCGCGCAAACACCGATTCCGTCGCATATATCCCGGGCATCCCTTCACCGCACCCGGGCACCTGGCCGGGCTGGCCAACCCGATCGTCTGGGCCCGGCTGGCGCGCCGTCCCGCCCGACTTCTCCGCTGGCTCTACGCACCCCCTTCCGTGGAAGACCGCAACCTCCGCAACGTGCTGGCAGACGGCGTAGGGGTGGGGCTGGCCACCGGGATCGGCTCCTTCCTGCCGATCTTCCTGGTGCGCCTGGGGGCATCGGATTTCCTGATCGGGTTGCTCACCGCCATGCCCGCGCTCACCGGGATGTTCCTGGCCATGCCGACGGGACGATTCCTGTCCCGGCAACGCCGGATCGTGCCCTGGCTCTCCTACGCCCGGTTCCTGGTCCTCTCCTGTTACATGCTGACCGGGTTGGTCCCCTTCCTCTTCTCCACCCACCGGGCTGAGGCTATCCTCCTGATCTGGGCGCTGGCCACAGTCCCCCAGACCATCGTCTCCGTATCCTTCACCGTGGTCATGGGAGCGGTGGCGGGGCCGCGAGGGCGATTCACCCTGATGAGCCGGCGGTGGTCCATCCTGGGGGTGACCAGCGCGCTCGCCGCGTTCATCGCCGGACAGGCGCTGGAGACGATGGCCTTCCCCTTGAACTACCAGATCATCTTCCTGAGCGCCGCGGCGGGGGGGCTGATCAGCCTGTACTTCTCAGCCCACATCGAGCTGCCCGACCAGGAAACGCCGCCCCCACCGCCGAAGGGACAGCCCCTGACCCGGCGGCTGCGGAACGGCCTTCGTCAGGTCCTGGACAACCGGGAGTTCGTCCGCTTCCTGACCGCCCAATTCGTGTTTCGATGGGGGTTGATGCTGCCCATACCGCTCATCCCCATCTACTGGGTGCGCCAGGTGGGGGCGAGTGACAGCTGGATCGGCATCCTGAATACCACCCAGAGCGCCATCGTGCTGATCGCCTACTTCCTCTGGAATCGGTTCTCCCGGCGGTGGGGCAAGCGATTCACCCTGTTGGCGTCCACGCTGGGGGTCAGCCTGTACCCGGCCCTGACCGCCTTGACCGGAAGCCCGGAGCCCCTGATCCTCCTCGTGGCGCTGTTCGGGGCCTTCCGCGCCGGCATGAATCTGGTCTTCTTCGACCTGGCTCTGGCCACCTGCCCGGAGCGCGATCAGCCCTTCTACATCGGCATTTACCAGACCACGAACTACGTCGCCACCTTCCTGGCCCCGCTCCTGGGCACGATCCTCTCCACGTATGTTGGGATCGTTCCGGCGCTGATGACCGGGGCCGGGCTGGGCATCCTCGGATTCATCCTGCTGGCCGTGTTGCACGTGAGCCAGGAGGAGGCACCGTAA
- a CDS encoding ABC transporter permease — MPTFIIRRLIHLVPVLVGVSLAVFLLLKLTPGDPATAILGVQASPQEVARIRRSLGLDRPWWVQYGIWLSNVVRGDLGTSYQSKRPVSTLILQRLPATVELAILSLLIAVSIGVPAGIISATRRYTALDYAFTSFALFGISMPGFWFGILLILIFSLYLRWLPASGYAPLSAGLGPHLKHLILPSIALGLFNTGALMRFTRSSMLEALSQDYVRTARAKGLAERIVILRHVLKNALIPTLTVLGLQIGYLLGGAVIIEQVFAWPGIGWLALTAINQRDYPVVMGVVLMVSFVFVFSNLLVDIAYTWVNPRIRFDQEGK, encoded by the coding sequence ATGCCCACCTTCATCATCAGACGATTGATCCATCTCGTCCCGGTCCTCGTCGGCGTCTCTCTGGCCGTCTTCCTGCTGTTGAAACTCACCCCCGGAGATCCGGCCACGGCCATCCTCGGCGTGCAGGCCAGCCCCCAAGAGGTCGCCCGGATACGGCGCTCCCTTGGGCTCGATCGACCCTGGTGGGTACAGTATGGCATCTGGCTCAGCAACGTCGTGCGCGGTGATCTCGGGACCTCATATCAGAGCAAGCGCCCCGTCTCCACGCTGATCCTCCAGCGGCTGCCCGCCACGGTGGAGCTGGCCATCCTATCGCTGCTGATCGCGGTCTCGATCGGCGTCCCCGCCGGGATCATCAGCGCCACGCGGCGGTACACGGCCCTGGACTACGCCTTCACGTCCTTCGCGCTGTTCGGCATCAGCATGCCCGGATTCTGGTTCGGCATCCTGCTGATCCTCATCTTCTCCCTCTACCTGCGCTGGCTCCCGGCCTCCGGGTACGCCCCCTTGAGCGCCGGCCTGGGGCCGCATCTCAAGCATCTGATCCTGCCATCCATTGCCCTCGGGCTCTTCAACACGGGAGCGCTGATGCGCTTCACCCGCTCGTCGATGCTCGAGGCGCTCTCCCAAGACTACGTCAGGACCGCGCGCGCGAAGGGATTGGCGGAGCGGATCGTCATCCTCCGCCATGTGCTGAAGAACGCGCTGATCCCGACGCTTACGGTGCTGGGCCTGCAGATAGGATATCTGCTCGGCGGCGCCGTGATCATCGAGCAGGTCTTCGCGTGGCCGGGCATCGGATGGCTCGCCCTGACCGCGATCAACCAGCGCGATTACCCGGTGGTCATGGGCGTCGTCCTGATGGTCTCATTCGTCTTCGTCTTCAGCAACCTGCTGGTCGACATCGCCTACACGTGGGTGAACCCACGCATCCGCTTCGATCAAGAGGGCAAGTGA
- a CDS encoding ABC transporter permease — protein MLTFRPSRFWRRFARNRLALLGTLIIALLLISALLAPVIAPYDPIKTNIRDRLQGPSAAHLFGTDDLGRDIFSRVLYGTRISLKVGLISVSIATSIGLLLGLLAGYLGGWVDTLVMRTMDVLFAFPAVLLAIAIMAVLGQSTTNVMIAVGIVYVPIFARITRGSVLAVRELEFIEAARCIGLRDADIVRRHILPNALDAVIVQVSLATAFAILAEAALSFLGLGTQPPDPSWGSMLSFGREYMLEAPWWTIFPGLAIFLTVLALHLIGDGLRDALDPRSDVRV, from the coding sequence ATGCTCACGTTCCGTCCCTCCCGCTTTTGGAGACGCTTCGCGCGGAACCGGTTGGCGCTCCTCGGCACGCTGATCATCGCTCTCCTTCTCATCAGCGCGCTGCTGGCCCCCGTGATCGCGCCTTACGATCCCATCAAGACCAACATCCGAGATCGGCTTCAGGGCCCATCGGCGGCGCACCTCTTCGGCACCGACGACCTGGGGCGGGACATCTTCTCGCGCGTCCTCTACGGCACGCGCATCTCCCTGAAGGTTGGTCTGATCTCGGTCTCCATCGCGACCTCCATCGGGCTGCTGTTGGGGCTGCTGGCTGGCTACCTGGGCGGATGGGTCGATACCCTGGTGATGCGGACCATGGACGTGCTGTTCGCCTTTCCCGCCGTCCTCCTGGCCATCGCGATCATGGCGGTGTTGGGGCAGTCCACCACCAACGTGATGATCGCGGTGGGCATCGTCTACGTGCCGATCTTCGCCCGCATCACCCGCGGCAGCGTGCTGGCCGTCCGAGAGCTGGAGTTCATCGAGGCGGCTCGCTGCATCGGCCTCCGGGACGCGGATATCGTCCGCCGGCATATCCTGCCCAACGCCCTGGACGCGGTGATCGTGCAGGTATCCCTGGCCACCGCCTTCGCCATCCTGGCGGAGGCGGCGCTGTCCTTCCTCGGCCTGGGCACCCAGCCGCCGGATCCAAGCTGGGGCTCGATGCTGAGCTTCGGCCGGGAGTACATGCTCGAGGCGCCCTGGTGGACCATCTTCCCGGGGCTGGCGATCTTTCTGACGGTCCTGGCGCTGCACTTGATCGGCGATGGGCTGCGCGACGCGCTGGATCCCCGGTCCGACGTACGGGTATAG